A genome region from Macaca nemestrina isolate mMacNem1 chromosome 15, mMacNem.hap1, whole genome shotgun sequence includes the following:
- the LOC105496268 gene encoding CMP-N-acetylneuraminate-beta-galactosamide-alpha-2,3-sialyltransferase 1-like, with protein MVKIHPGICHCPSNFSRKCNCLSEVQTCSACLHMPGESDWYDRCFNSTVEPLQRPQDPMSSDALILWLGLEGVKSEKEAENKQQQLIKAPPPCPLGHVVSNYRFCAVVGNSRSLWSSGLGFRINQHEVVLRTNQAPVQGFEADVGSRTTMRIMYPGIASPQDPGIQLLLLPLNSSGLDWFISVLHKQTSMWKQKNPGFFLDFRWSRFLVEPDSKDKVISLYFLRVTMSIESLSSLKKVNSILLPAPRRSLAH; from the exons ATGGTCAAAATACACCCGGGAATCTGCCACTGTCCCAGCAACTTTTCCAGAAAATGCAACTGCTTATCTGAGGTCCAGACgtgctctgcctgcctccacaTGCCTGGCGAGTCTGACTGGTATGACAGATGCTTCAACAGCACCGTTGAACCCCTACAGAGGCCACAGGATCCCATGTCCAGTGATGCTCTGATATTGTGGTTG GGACTCGAGGGAGTCAAGTCAGAGAAGGAGGCTGAGAATAAGCAGCAGCAGCTGATTAAAGCACCTCCCCCATGCCCACTGGGCCATGTGGTATCCAACTACCGGTTCTGTGCAGTGGTGGGAAACTCAAGGTCTCTATGGAGCTCTGGCCTTGGTTTCAGGATTAATCAACATGAAGTGGTCCTCAG GACGAACCAGGCCCCTGTCCAAGGCTTTGAGGCAGATGTGGGGAGTAGGACCACTATGCGCATTATGTACCCTGGGATTGCCAGCCCTCAGGACCCCGGTATCCAACTACTGCTGCTTCCGTTGAATTCATCTGGTCTAGATTGGTTCATAAGTGTACTGCATAAACAGACAAGCATGTGGAAGCAAAAAAACCCTGG tttctttttagatttcagaTGGTCCAGGTTCCTGGTGGAACCAGACAGCAAAGATAAG GTGATCAGCCTCTACTTCCTCAG GGTCACTATGAGTATTGAGAGTCTGTCTTCCTTGAAGAAGGTGAACTCCATTCTCCTCCCAGCTCCAAGACGAAGCCTGGCACACTAG